In the Bordetella genomosp. 10 genome, one interval contains:
- a CDS encoding heavy metal translocating P-type ATPase has product MAQPDADLRAAPGEALTRLLIEQMDCPTEETLIRRKLGAMPQVRQLHFNLMQRVLTVVHASEALAAVQAAIKDLGMASSVLEGGAEPAPAAAPTRWRGLIAGGVLAALAEAVHFAGNPMLGPIPVAALLALLAVLACGLGTYRKGWIAVRNGNLNINALMSIAVTGAAAIGQWPEAAMVMFLFNVAELIEARSLDRARNAVRGLLDLAPAHATVRQPDGNWSTVPAASLKVDDVVRVRPGERIAADGVLVAGASAVDQSPITGESLPAEKTVGDPVYAATVNTHGAFEYRVSAAAADSTLARIIHAVEQAQGARAPTQRFIDRFARVYTPAVVILALLVACVPPLALGQPWPTAIYRALTLLIIACPCALVISTPVSVVSGLTAAARRGILIKGGAYLENGRRLRWLALDKTGTLTHGRPVLTDLLPLEGTTEAAARRLAASLAARSDHPVSLAIAAGAAQAVGALAEVEDFAALPGRGTRGRIDGVGYHLGNARLMRELGFETPALAQALDALQSQGKTAVVLAGPQGALAIAAVADTVKPASRQAIADLHALNIHTLMLSGDNQATVRAIADEVGIDAAHGEQLPEHKLRALEARAGEGLVGMVGDGINDAPALARADIGFAMGAAGAGTAIETADVALMDDDLRKIGEFLRLSRATHRVLVQNIVLALGIKAVFLALTLAGAATLWMAVFADVGASLLVVANGLRLLRTGDGRLARGEAAGPVDELRTAGA; this is encoded by the coding sequence GTGGCGCAGCCGGACGCCGATCTGCGCGCGGCCCCGGGCGAAGCGCTGACGCGGCTGCTGATCGAGCAGATGGATTGCCCCACCGAGGAAACCCTCATCCGCCGCAAGCTCGGCGCGATGCCCCAGGTCAGGCAGCTTCATTTCAACCTGATGCAGCGCGTGCTGACGGTGGTGCACGCCAGCGAGGCCCTGGCGGCCGTGCAAGCCGCCATCAAGGACCTGGGCATGGCGTCCTCGGTGCTGGAAGGCGGGGCCGAGCCGGCGCCCGCCGCGGCGCCCACGCGCTGGCGCGGCCTGATCGCCGGCGGCGTGCTGGCCGCCCTGGCCGAAGCCGTGCATTTCGCCGGCAACCCCATGCTGGGACCGATCCCGGTCGCCGCCCTGCTGGCGCTGCTGGCCGTGCTGGCGTGCGGCCTGGGCACCTATCGCAAGGGCTGGATCGCCGTGCGCAACGGCAACCTGAACATCAATGCCCTGATGAGCATCGCCGTGACCGGCGCGGCCGCCATCGGCCAGTGGCCGGAAGCCGCGATGGTCATGTTCCTGTTCAACGTCGCGGAATTGATCGAAGCCCGCTCGCTGGACCGCGCGCGCAACGCCGTGCGCGGCCTGCTGGACCTGGCGCCCGCCCATGCCACGGTGCGCCAGCCCGACGGCAATTGGAGCACCGTGCCGGCCGCCAGCCTGAAAGTGGACGACGTGGTCCGCGTGCGGCCCGGCGAACGCATCGCCGCCGACGGCGTGCTCGTGGCCGGCGCCTCTGCCGTCGACCAGTCGCCCATCACCGGGGAAAGCCTGCCCGCCGAAAAAACCGTGGGCGACCCTGTCTACGCGGCCACGGTGAATACCCATGGCGCCTTCGAGTACCGCGTCAGCGCCGCCGCCGCGGACAGCACGCTGGCGCGCATCATCCACGCCGTCGAGCAGGCCCAGGGCGCGCGCGCGCCCACCCAGCGCTTCATCGACCGCTTCGCCCGCGTCTACACGCCGGCCGTGGTGATACTCGCCCTGCTGGTGGCCTGCGTGCCGCCCCTGGCGCTGGGCCAGCCCTGGCCGACCGCCATCTACCGCGCGCTGACCCTGCTGATCATCGCCTGCCCGTGCGCGCTGGTGATCTCGACGCCGGTCAGCGTGGTCAGCGGGCTGACGGCCGCGGCGCGGCGCGGCATCCTGATCAAGGGCGGCGCCTACCTGGAAAACGGCCGACGCCTGCGCTGGCTGGCGCTGGACAAGACCGGCACCCTCACCCATGGCCGTCCGGTCCTGACGGATCTGCTGCCGCTGGAAGGGACGACGGAGGCCGCCGCGCGCCGCCTGGCCGCCAGCCTGGCGGCGCGCTCGGATCACCCCGTCTCCCTGGCCATCGCCGCCGGCGCCGCGCAAGCCGTGGGCGCGCTGGCCGAGGTCGAGGACTTCGCCGCCCTGCCCGGCCGCGGCACGCGCGGCCGCATCGACGGGGTCGGCTACCACCTGGGCAATGCCCGCCTGATGCGCGAGCTGGGCTTCGAAACGCCCGCGCTGGCGCAGGCGCTGGACGCGCTGCAGAGCCAGGGCAAGACGGCGGTGGTATTGGCCGGCCCGCAAGGGGCCCTGGCCATCGCCGCCGTGGCCGACACGGTCAAGCCGGCCAGCCGCCAGGCCATCGCCGACCTGCATGCCTTGAACATCCACACGCTGATGCTCAGCGGCGACAACCAGGCCACCGTGCGCGCCATCGCCGATGAAGTGGGCATCGACGCGGCGCATGGCGAGCAGTTGCCCGAGCACAAGCTGCGGGCGCTGGAAGCACGCGCCGGCGAAGGCCTGGTCGGCATGGTGGGCGACGGCATCAACGACGCCCCGGCGCTGGCGCGCGCCGACATCGGTTTCGCCATGGGCGCGGCCGGCGCCGGCACCGCCATCGAGACCGCCGACGTCGCGCTGATGGACGACGACCTGCGCAAGATCGGCGAATTCCTGCGCCTGTCGCGCGCCACGCACCGCGTGCTGGTGCAGAACATCGTGCTGGCGCTGGGCATCAAGGCGGTCTTCCTGGCGCTGACCCTGGCCGGCGCCGCGACGTTGTGGATGGCGGTCTTCGCCGACGTCGGCGCCAGCCTGCTGGTGGTGGCCAACGGCCTGCGGCTGCTGCGCACGGGCGACGGCCGGCTGGCGCGCGGCGAGGCGGCCGGCCCTGTCGACGAACTCAGGACCGCCGGGGCCTGA
- a CDS encoding ABC transporter ATP-binding protein, producing MSSVLNPPAFADVPKPRFQPGPVGTHITIRGLTKYFAGWPLYENFDLDIPKNKIVSVFGPNGCGKSTLINMIAGLIPIDSGEILFDGKSLKDTRIGYVFQNYREALFPWMRTIDNIAYPLLLEGKSKAEVDRRMEELVASFDVKFDLNRYPYELSGGQQQTASIMRALAPRPEVLFLDEPFSALDFEMTLFIREKLQEVFMQTGTTMLLVSHDLEEAVYLADQILLLTKRPTKVAEILEYTDARPRTVETLSQASFVAAKKSSLEIFQREVRR from the coding sequence ATGAGTAGCGTCCTGAATCCCCCGGCGTTCGCCGACGTCCCCAAGCCGCGCTTCCAGCCCGGCCCGGTGGGGACCCACATCACCATCCGCGGGCTGACCAAGTACTTCGCCGGCTGGCCGCTGTACGAGAACTTCGACCTCGATATCCCGAAGAACAAGATCGTCTCGGTATTCGGGCCCAACGGTTGCGGCAAGAGCACCTTGATCAACATGATCGCCGGGCTCATTCCCATCGACAGCGGCGAGATCCTGTTCGACGGCAAGTCGCTGAAGGACACCCGCATCGGCTATGTGTTCCAGAACTACCGCGAGGCGCTGTTCCCCTGGATGCGGACGATAGACAACATCGCCTATCCCTTGCTGCTGGAAGGCAAGAGCAAGGCCGAGGTGGACCGCCGCATGGAGGAACTGGTGGCGTCGTTCGACGTCAAGTTCGACCTGAACCGTTATCCGTACGAACTGTCCGGCGGGCAGCAGCAGACGGCGTCCATCATGCGCGCCCTGGCGCCGCGGCCGGAGGTGCTGTTCCTGGACGAGCCGTTCTCCGCGCTGGATTTCGAGATGACGCTGTTCATCCGTGAGAAACTGCAGGAAGTCTTCATGCAGACCGGCACCACCATGCTGCTGGTGTCGCACGATCTGGAAGAGGCGGTCTACCTGGCCGACCAGATCCTGCTGCTGACCAAGCGGCCCACCAAGGTCGCGGAGATCCTCGAATACACGGACGCGCGGCCGCGCACCGTGGAGACGCTGTCCCAAGCCAGTTTCGTGGCCGCCAAGAAATCGAGCCTGGAGATATTCCAGCGCGAGGTGCGGCGCTGA
- a CDS encoding GntR family transcriptional regulator: MRTRNAATDGPSAAVAPAASAAPRSSRAADVYALLKRDIADFRLVPGDRFTESEISERLGVSRTPVRQALFRLQQEGFVEVLFRAGWRVLPFDFKQFEQLYDLRMVLESEAVRRLCSGSPRIDRGALDGLADIWLVAAEARCRDMAQVGLWDEAFHCTLVRAAGNDEMTRVHREVTERIRIIRRLDFTQRPRVEATYDEHARILRAVLAQRADEACRLLSAHIASSQAEVRKITLHEVYLARQAPAEARRSGP, from the coding sequence ATGAGGACGCGCAACGCCGCCACGGACGGGCCATCCGCGGCCGTTGCGCCAGCCGCATCCGCCGCGCCGCGTTCCAGCCGCGCGGCCGACGTCTACGCCTTGCTCAAGCGGGACATCGCGGATTTTCGCCTGGTGCCGGGCGACCGTTTCACCGAAAGCGAGATCAGCGAGCGCCTGGGGGTATCGCGCACCCCCGTGCGCCAGGCCTTGTTCCGCTTGCAGCAGGAAGGCTTCGTCGAAGTCCTGTTCCGCGCCGGCTGGCGGGTCTTGCCCTTCGACTTCAAGCAGTTCGAGCAGCTATACGACCTGCGCATGGTGCTGGAGTCCGAGGCGGTGCGCCGCCTGTGTTCGGGATCCCCGCGCATCGACCGCGGCGCGCTGGACGGCCTGGCCGACATCTGGCTGGTGGCGGCCGAGGCGCGTTGCCGGGACATGGCGCAGGTAGGGTTGTGGGACGAGGCCTTCCATTGCACGCTGGTCCGCGCCGCCGGCAACGACGAAATGACGCGCGTGCACCGCGAAGTCACCGAACGCATCCGCATCATCCGCCGCCTGGATTTCACCCAGCGTCCGCGCGTGGAAGCCACTTACGACGAACATGCCCGCATCCTGCGCGCCGTGCTGGCGCAACGGGCGGACGAGGCGTGCCGCCTGCTCTCCGCCCATATCGCGTCCAGCCAGGCGGAGGTGCGCAAGATCACCTTGCACGAGGTCTACCTGGCGCGCCAGGCGCCCGCAGAGGCGCGAAGAAGCGGGCCCTAA
- a CDS encoding DUF4089 domain-containing protein, giving the protein MTEDPRILDYVKASAALLDLPLDDARALRVAAHLGRTQAMAALLDAVPLGVEDEPVALFCSAPFPEVEA; this is encoded by the coding sequence ATGACCGAAGACCCCCGTATCCTGGACTACGTGAAAGCCAGCGCGGCCTTGCTGGACCTGCCGCTGGACGACGCCCGCGCGCTGCGCGTGGCCGCCCACCTGGGCCGCACCCAGGCCATGGCGGCGCTGCTGGACGCCGTGCCCCTGGGCGTGGAGGACGAGCCCGTGGCTTTGTTCTGCTCGGCGCCTTTTCCGGAGGTCGAGGCATGA
- the cadR gene encoding Cd(II)/Pb(II)-responsive transcriptional regulator, whose protein sequence is MKIGELAKAAGTTVETVRYYEKEGLLPAPGRAGNNYRSYGPQHADRLRLIRNCRALDMTQEEIRAILHLADSHAADCGPINDIFDAHIAHVDERIAELTQLKAQLGELRRRCLSARPHAENCGILHGLAEMQVEERPERHTHLG, encoded by the coding sequence ATGAAAATCGGCGAGTTGGCCAAGGCCGCCGGCACCACGGTGGAAACCGTGCGCTATTACGAGAAGGAAGGCCTGCTACCCGCGCCCGGGCGGGCCGGCAACAACTACCGCAGCTACGGGCCGCAGCACGCCGACCGGCTGCGCCTCATCCGCAACTGCCGCGCGCTGGACATGACGCAGGAAGAAATCCGCGCCATCCTGCACCTGGCCGACAGCCACGCGGCCGACTGCGGCCCCATCAACGATATCTTCGACGCCCACATCGCCCACGTCGACGAGCGCATCGCCGAACTGACGCAATTGAAGGCGCAGTTGGGGGAGTTGCGCCGGCGATGTCTTTCGGCCCGGCCGCACGCCGAGAACTGCGGCATTCTGCATGGCCTGGCCGAAATGCAGGTCGAGGAGCGTCCCGAGCGCCATACCCACCTGGGTTGA
- the atzF gene encoding allophanate hydrolase produces the protein MPVPSAASGTPACAWITRLDAPLTTAAAGPLAGLRFAAKDNIDAAGIPTTAACPEFAYVPTENAAVVQRLLDAGAALAGKTNLDQFACGLNGSRSPYGAVPNSFDARYVSGGSSSGSAYVVAAGECDFALGTDTAGSGRVPAGLNNIVGLKPSKGLISAHGVVPAAQSVDCVSILARTVAVAVRVLETAMGHDARDPYSRELALATRPFPAAFRFGVPVRPEFFGDTLARDAFDQAVARLAALGGTPVPVDYAPLAEAAGLLYESALVAERYAAVRDFFDARADAVIEPVRSILAAGKSYDAAQVFQAQHRLRALGQQAAAMWRDIDVLCVPTAPTHCTLEAMAREPVQRNRELGQYTNFVNLLDYAALSVPASIRPDGLPFGITLIGQAGSDWQLADLGQRFHHDTGLTQGATGQPLPAPRPIAALSAAPAAASVDAPAPSPETHLALVVVGAHLSGLPLNGQLTERGAVLARRTATAPRYRLYALPGTVPPKPGLQRVEAGGAAIEVEVWQVPLAAVGSFLALVPAPLALGSVELADGRWEHGFVCEGHALAAARDVTAYGGWRAYVASL, from the coding sequence ATGCCCGTGCCGTCGGCCGCCTCCGGCACGCCGGCCTGCGCATGGATCACGCGCCTGGACGCGCCGTTGACGACGGCGGCCGCCGGGCCGCTGGCCGGGCTGCGCTTCGCGGCCAAGGACAATATCGACGCCGCGGGCATCCCGACCACCGCCGCCTGCCCTGAATTCGCCTATGTGCCCACCGAGAACGCCGCGGTCGTCCAGCGGCTGCTCGACGCCGGCGCCGCCCTGGCCGGCAAGACCAACCTGGATCAATTCGCCTGCGGCCTGAACGGCAGCCGTTCGCCCTATGGCGCGGTCCCCAACAGCTTCGACGCGCGCTACGTCAGCGGCGGTTCGAGTTCGGGGTCCGCCTACGTCGTGGCGGCCGGCGAATGCGACTTCGCGCTGGGCACTGACACGGCCGGCTCCGGCCGCGTGCCCGCCGGCCTGAACAACATCGTCGGCCTCAAGCCCAGCAAGGGACTGATTTCCGCGCACGGCGTGGTGCCGGCCGCGCAGAGCGTGGACTGCGTTTCCATCCTAGCGCGCACCGTCGCCGTGGCGGTGCGCGTGCTGGAAACGGCGATGGGCCACGATGCGCGCGATCCGTATTCGCGCGAACTGGCGCTGGCGACGCGCCCGTTCCCGGCCGCCTTCCGTTTCGGCGTGCCCGTGCGGCCGGAATTCTTCGGCGACACGCTGGCGCGCGACGCCTTCGACCAGGCCGTCGCGCGCCTGGCGGCGCTGGGCGGCACGCCGGTGCCCGTGGACTATGCGCCGCTGGCCGAGGCCGCCGGCCTGCTCTATGAAAGCGCGCTCGTGGCCGAGCGCTACGCCGCCGTGCGCGATTTCTTCGATGCGCGCGCGGACGCGGTGATCGAACCGGTGCGGTCGATTCTCGCGGCGGGCAAGTCCTATGACGCCGCCCAGGTCTTCCAGGCGCAGCACCGCCTGCGCGCGCTGGGCCAGCAGGCCGCCGCGATGTGGCGCGATATCGACGTGCTGTGCGTGCCGACCGCGCCCACCCATTGCACGCTGGAAGCCATGGCGCGGGAGCCGGTCCAGCGCAATCGCGAATTGGGCCAATACACCAACTTCGTCAATCTGCTGGACTACGCCGCGTTGTCGGTGCCGGCCAGCATACGGCCGGACGGCCTGCCTTTCGGCATCACCTTGATCGGCCAGGCCGGCAGCGACTGGCAGCTCGCCGACCTGGGGCAGCGCTTTCATCACGACACCGGCCTGACGCAGGGCGCGACCGGCCAGCCGCTGCCGGCGCCGCGGCCGATCGCCGCCTTGTCCGCCGCGCCGGCCGCGGCGTCCGTGGACGCTCCCGCGCCGTCGCCCGAGACGCACCTGGCGCTGGTGGTGGTGGGCGCGCACCTGAGCGGCCTGCCGCTGAACGGCCAATTGACCGAACGCGGCGCCGTGCTGGCGCGGCGCACGGCCACGGCGCCGCGCTATCGCCTGTACGCGCTGCCCGGCACCGTGCCGCCCAAGCCGGGCCTGCAACGCGTGGAGGCCGGCGGCGCCGCCATCGAAGTGGAAGTGTGGCAGGTGCCCCTGGCGGCGGTCGGCAGCTTCCTGGCGCTGGTGCCCGCGCCATTGGCCCTGGGCAGCGTCGAACTCGCCGATGGCCGCTGGGAGCATGGCTTCGTCTGCGAAGGCCATGCGCTGGCGGCCGCGCGCGACGTCACGGCTTACGGCGGATGGCGCGCCTACGTGGCGTCGCTGTGA
- a CDS encoding nitroreductase family protein, protein MNSPETISTPLHALNSRRSTKFLRAPAPSPEEMAQILQAGMSAPDHGSLRPWRYAVIRGENIAKLADLALGAVKRSGDPRMTPEKEKSVREWMAAVPLFIAVAQKIDHGKIPEHEQMLATGASVMNILNAVHMMGYGAFWSTGVGTYVEEVQLALGFDPLDYRFLGYLAIGTPGCAVPPVQRPDFRDFVTEWTGPVA, encoded by the coding sequence ATGAACTCCCCTGAAACGATCTCCACTCCCTTGCACGCGCTGAATTCCCGCCGTTCGACCAAGTTCCTGCGCGCCCCCGCGCCGTCGCCGGAAGAAATGGCCCAGATCCTGCAGGCCGGCATGTCGGCGCCGGACCATGGCTCGCTGCGTCCGTGGCGCTACGCCGTCATCCGCGGCGAGAACATCGCCAAGCTGGCGGACCTGGCCCTGGGCGCGGTCAAGCGCAGCGGCGATCCGCGCATGACGCCCGAAAAGGAGAAGTCGGTGCGCGAATGGATGGCCGCCGTGCCGCTGTTCATCGCGGTGGCGCAGAAGATAGACCACGGCAAGATCCCGGAGCACGAGCAGATGCTGGCGACGGGCGCGTCGGTCATGAACATCCTGAACGCCGTGCACATGATGGGCTACGGCGCCTTCTGGAGCACGGGCGTGGGCACGTACGTGGAAGAAGTCCAGTTGGCGCTGGGTTTCGATCCGCTGGACTACCGCTTCCTCGGCTACCTGGCCATCGGCACGCCCGGCTGCGCGGTGCCTCCCGTGCAGCGCCCGGATTTCCGGGACTTCGTCACGGAATGGACCGGCCCGGTGGCGTGA
- a CDS encoding ABC transporter permease — MSKASTPVPAAGAPAGWAPPASSDAAAPKPPLRDRLLPFVGPVVLFIIWDLVVRAGLIKAILLPSPADTLVALVTGLAGGPLLTDFAVTVARTLEAFVIAAVIGMPLGVLLGSNEKAYRSVEFLIDFFRSTPSSALIPLFLLIFGVSDINKVAIAAFGALLIVVFNSAYGVINARKQRVMAARVMGASRWRIFKDVLLWESLQPSFVGLRSAVSMALVIVIVAEMFIGSENGLGHAIIDAQQVLNVKTMYAAILAAGALGYVLNIVFLVLERRVVHWSGR, encoded by the coding sequence ATGTCCAAGGCTTCTACCCCCGTCCCCGCGGCGGGCGCTCCGGCGGGCTGGGCGCCGCCCGCCTCCAGCGACGCGGCGGCGCCGAAACCGCCGTTGCGCGACCGCCTGCTGCCTTTCGTCGGGCCGGTCGTGCTGTTCATCATCTGGGACCTGGTGGTCCGGGCCGGCCTCATCAAGGCGATCCTGCTGCCCAGTCCGGCCGACACGCTGGTGGCCCTGGTCACCGGCCTGGCCGGCGGCCCGCTGCTGACGGACTTCGCGGTCACGGTGGCGCGGACGCTGGAAGCCTTCGTCATCGCCGCCGTCATCGGCATGCCCCTGGGCGTCCTGCTGGGCAGCAACGAGAAGGCGTACCGCAGCGTCGAGTTCCTGATCGACTTCTTCCGCTCCACGCCGTCGTCCGCGCTGATTCCCCTGTTCCTGCTCATCTTCGGCGTCAGCGACATCAACAAGGTGGCCATCGCGGCCTTCGGCGCCTTGCTGATCGTCGTCTTCAACAGCGCCTACGGGGTGATCAACGCGCGCAAGCAGCGGGTCATGGCGGCCCGGGTGATGGGCGCTTCGCGCTGGCGCATCTTCAAGGACGTGCTGCTGTGGGAAAGCCTGCAGCCCAGCTTCGTCGGGCTGCGCTCGGCGGTGTCGATGGCGCTGGTCATCGTCATCGTGGCGGAGATGTTCATCGGGTCGGAAAACGGCCTGGGGCACGCCATCATCGACGCCCAGCAGGTGCTGAACGTCAAGACCATGTATGCGGCCATCCTGGCGGCCGGCGCGCTGGGCTATGTGTTGAACATCGTGTTCCTGGTGCTGGAACGCCGCGTCGTCCACTGGAGCGGAAGGTAA
- a CDS encoding ABC transporter substrate-binding protein, translating to MTKPIIKTAALPDAGRRRTLLTGAAVLGAVAAPRFARAQSAPKIRIGFWPVAAALPFFAAVEKGYFKDAGLDVEAQKFAGAQQVMEGMLAGRCDGSANGVGAANLAIGEIAQPGMFKIFCTNPSNATNVLEEFLVAKDSAYKTAADLKGKKIGCGPGIQNVTLAKTMLERAGAAGATVIELPIGQHVAAIAAGQVDGVYTLEPTGTVGRLNGTTRVLEAGVVAHYILGDPQAPWHGGAASLTTDFIKKYPEATAKYIAAYKRGIQLVREHPDDARQYMKGYTAIEGPLTKEVPLAAYMTYDEFKPSDVAYFQKFYDLFTEKGIFSRKVDVTKLLYKA from the coding sequence ATGACCAAGCCCATCATCAAGACCGCCGCATTGCCCGATGCCGGCCGCCGCCGCACGCTGTTGACCGGCGCCGCCGTCCTGGGCGCGGTGGCCGCCCCGCGCTTCGCGCGCGCGCAATCCGCGCCGAAGATCCGCATCGGCTTCTGGCCGGTGGCGGCGGCGCTGCCGTTCTTCGCGGCGGTGGAAAAGGGCTATTTCAAGGACGCCGGCCTGGACGTCGAGGCGCAGAAGTTCGCCGGCGCCCAGCAGGTCATGGAAGGCATGCTGGCCGGCCGTTGCGACGGCAGCGCCAATGGCGTGGGCGCCGCCAACCTGGCCATCGGCGAAATCGCCCAGCCGGGCATGTTCAAGATTTTCTGCACCAACCCCAGCAACGCCACGAACGTCCTGGAAGAATTCCTGGTGGCCAAGGACAGCGCCTACAAGACGGCCGCCGATCTCAAGGGCAAGAAGATAGGCTGCGGCCCCGGCATCCAGAACGTGACGCTGGCCAAGACCATGCTGGAGCGCGCCGGCGCCGCTGGCGCCACGGTGATCGAACTGCCCATCGGCCAGCACGTGGCGGCCATCGCGGCCGGCCAGGTCGACGGCGTCTATACGCTGGAGCCGACCGGCACGGTGGGCCGCCTGAACGGCACCACGCGCGTGCTGGAGGCGGGGGTGGTGGCGCACTACATCCTGGGCGATCCGCAGGCGCCGTGGCATGGCGGGGCGGCCAGCCTGACCACCGACTTCATCAAGAAGTACCCCGAGGCCACGGCGAAGTACATCGCGGCCTACAAGCGCGGCATCCAGTTGGTGCGCGAGCATCCCGACGACGCGCGCCAGTACATGAAGGGCTACACGGCCATCGAGGGCCCGCTGACCAAGGAAGTGCCGCTGGCGGCCTACATGACCTACGACGAGTTCAAGCCCAGCGACGTGGCCTACTTCCAGAAGTTCTACGACCTGTTCACCGAGAAGGGCATCTTCTCGCGGAAAGTCGACGTCACGAAACTGCTTTACAAGGCTTGA
- a CDS encoding AtzE family amidohydrolase, whose protein sequence is MSNSTLSQPGADAAGLPAGGETLARLAAVARGELRARDWLEQCIARIEAVDERVNAFTLRTLARARREADAIDARRAAGETLPPLAGLPYAVKNLYDIEGEITVAGSTINRDHAPAAADAVLVQRLREAGAVLVGALNMDEYAYGFTTENTHYGPVRNPHDTRRIAGGSSGGSGAAVAAGEVPVTLGSDTNGSIRVPASLCGVWGLKPTFGRLSRRGTYPFVHSIDHLGPFADSAALLARVYDALQCADAQDPGCHARAVQPVAPVLEEGVDGLKVALLDGYFEDNATDAARSAVRMAGKALGAQAMVEWPDAGLARVAAFIITASEGGSLHLEDLRRRADDFEPLSVDRFIAGALQPAHWLARAHRFRRVYRERVLALFSRWDVLLAPATPVPALPIGTEWLDLSGATQPARAAMGLLTQPISFAGCPVVAAPLWPEGTQGLPLGVQIITAPWREDLALRAARVLERSGVAGPRQAAL, encoded by the coding sequence ATGAGCAATTCGACCCTATCCCAGCCTGGCGCGGACGCAGCCGGCTTGCCGGCCGGCGGCGAGACGCTGGCGCGGCTGGCGGCCGTCGCGCGCGGGGAGCTGCGCGCCCGCGATTGGCTGGAACAGTGCATCGCGCGCATCGAGGCCGTGGACGAACGCGTCAACGCCTTCACCCTGCGCACGCTGGCCCGCGCGCGCCGCGAGGCCGACGCCATCGACGCGCGCCGCGCGGCCGGCGAGACGCTGCCGCCGCTGGCGGGCCTGCCTTACGCGGTCAAGAACCTCTACGACATCGAAGGCGAGATCACCGTCGCCGGCTCCACGATCAACCGCGATCACGCGCCGGCCGCCGCCGACGCGGTGCTGGTGCAGCGCCTGCGCGAAGCGGGCGCCGTGCTGGTGGGCGCGCTGAACATGGACGAGTACGCCTACGGCTTCACCACCGAGAACACGCACTACGGCCCCGTGCGCAATCCGCACGACACGCGGCGCATCGCCGGCGGTTCGTCGGGCGGTTCCGGCGCCGCCGTGGCGGCCGGGGAAGTGCCGGTGACGCTGGGCTCGGACACCAACGGCTCGATCCGCGTGCCGGCGTCGCTGTGCGGCGTGTGGGGCTTGAAACCGACCTTCGGCCGGCTGTCGCGGCGCGGGACCTATCCTTTCGTCCACAGCATCGATCATCTGGGACCTTTCGCCGACTCGGCGGCCTTGCTGGCCCGTGTCTACGACGCGCTGCAATGCGCCGATGCGCAGGACCCCGGCTGCCACGCGCGCGCCGTCCAGCCCGTCGCGCCTGTGCTGGAGGAGGGCGTGGACGGGCTGAAGGTGGCGCTGCTGGACGGGTATTTCGAGGACAACGCCACCGATGCCGCGCGTAGCGCGGTGCGCATGGCGGGCAAGGCCCTGGGCGCGCAGGCCATGGTCGAGTGGCCGGACGCGGGCCTGGCGCGGGTCGCGGCTTTCATCATCACGGCCAGCGAAGGCGGCAGCCTGCACCTGGAGGACCTGCGGCGGCGCGCCGACGATTTCGAGCCCTTGTCCGTGGACCGCTTCATCGCCGGCGCGCTACAGCCGGCGCATTGGCTGGCCCGCGCGCATCGCTTCCGCCGCGTGTACCGGGAACGGGTGCTGGCCTTGTTCAGCCGGTGGGACGTGCTGCTGGCGCCCGCGACGCCGGTGCCGGCCTTGCCGATCGGCACCGAGTGGCTGGACTTGAGCGGCGCCACGCAGCCGGCCCGCGCGGCGATGGGCCTGCTGACGCAACCCATTTCCTTCGCGGGCTGCCCGGTGGTGGCGGCGCCCTTGTGGCCGGAGGGCACGCAGGGCCTGCCCCTGGGCGTGCAGATCATTACCGCGCCTTGGCGGGAGGATCTGGCATTGCGCGCCGCCCGCGTTCTGGAACGGTCCGGCGTCGCCGGCCCGCGCCAGGCGGCGTTGTAA